One Chitinophagaceae bacterium C216 genomic window carries:
- a CDS encoding PhoH-like protein: MTEVIINLDTVNPLDFFGVNNAKLDILKKKFPLLKILSRGTQLKLSGAPEQIQAAKEKINLVIAYLERNGSMSNNYFDQILGGDDTEVIDNFIERNPNEVLVFGPNGKSVRARTANQKKLVQEAEKNDILFVIGPAGTGKTYTAVALAVRALKNKQVKKIILTRPAVEAGESLGFLPGDLKEKIDPYLRPLYDALDDMIPADKLGYFMSTRAIEIAPLAYMRGRTLDNAFIILDEAQNATDLQLKMFLTRIGANAKAIITGDMTQVDLPKNQRSGLKTATRILRNIPGIGYIELDEDDVVRHRLVKAIIKAYNDEHERTTQEKEKYSKD, translated from the coding sequence TTGACAGAAGTAATCATTAATCTCGATACCGTTAACCCGCTAGATTTCTTTGGGGTTAACAACGCCAAGCTTGATATCCTTAAGAAAAAGTTCCCGTTGCTAAAAATACTCTCACGTGGTACGCAGTTAAAACTAAGTGGTGCACCCGAGCAAATTCAAGCTGCTAAGGAAAAAATCAATCTGGTTATTGCCTATTTGGAAAGAAATGGCAGCATGAGCAACAACTATTTCGATCAGATATTAGGCGGTGATGACACGGAAGTTATCGACAACTTTATTGAGCGAAACCCTAACGAAGTGCTGGTATTCGGCCCTAATGGTAAGAGTGTTCGTGCCCGAACCGCCAATCAGAAAAAACTGGTTCAGGAAGCGGAAAAGAACGATATTCTTTTCGTGATTGGCCCTGCCGGTACCGGTAAAACGTATACAGCTGTAGCTCTGGCCGTTCGGGCTTTGAAGAATAAGCAGGTAAAGAAAATTATTCTTACGCGTCCAGCTGTAGAAGCCGGTGAAAGCCTTGGATTTCTACCCGGTGATCTTAAGGAAAAAATCGATCCGTATTTAAGACCTTTATATGATGCGTTGGACGACATGATTCCGGCTGATAAGTTAGGGTATTTCATGAGCACCCGTGCTATAGAAATTGCGCCCCTGGCTTATATGCGTGGTCGCACACTGGATAATGCCTTCATCATTCTGGATGAGGCACAAAATGCTACCGATTTGCAACTTAAAATGTTTCTGACACGCATCGGGGCTAATGCAAAAGCCATCATCACCGGCGATATGACGCAGGTAGATTTGCCCAAAAATCAACGGAGTGGATTAAAAACGGCCACCCGCATCTTGCGAAATATTCCGGGAATCGGATATATTGAGTTGGACGAAGATGACGTAGTAAGACACCGTTTAGTGAAGGCTATTATCAAAGCTTATAACGATGAGCATGAGCGTACTACGCAGGAAAAAGAAAAATATTCCAAAGATTAA
- the rpe gene encoding Ribulose-phosphate 3-epimerase, with product MAIIAPSLLAANFLNLQAECDIVNASEADWLHFDVMDGQFVPNISFGPMVLEFVRKVVKKTCDVHLMIEDPARYAEVFKKAGADHLTIHIEACPRLHQDITYIKSLGMKAGVAVNPHTPVSMLSDILHEISIVNLMSVNPGFGGQQFIPYTLEKIRQLKQMITERGLDVLIEIDGGVTLENAKEILDAGADVLVAGSTVFKAKDPVATIAQLKTL from the coding sequence ATGGCAATTATCGCTCCGTCTTTATTAGCTGCTAATTTTCTGAATCTGCAGGCAGAATGTGATATTGTAAACGCCAGTGAGGCAGACTGGTTACATTTTGATGTAATGGATGGCCAGTTTGTACCCAACATCAGTTTTGGACCGATGGTACTAGAGTTTGTGCGAAAAGTTGTCAAAAAAACCTGCGATGTGCACCTGATGATTGAAGATCCGGCGCGTTACGCCGAAGTATTCAAAAAGGCAGGAGCAGATCATCTTACGATTCATATTGAGGCATGTCCCAGACTGCATCAGGATATTACATATATCAAATCGCTAGGTATGAAGGCTGGTGTGGCTGTAAATCCGCACACGCCGGTTTCTATGCTAAGCGACATTTTGCATGAAATCAGTATCGTGAATTTAATGAGTGTAAATCCCGGATTTGGTGGGCAGCAGTTTATACCCTACACACTGGAGAAGATTCGGCAGTTGAAGCAAATGATTACAGAGCGCGGATTGGATGTTCTCATTGAAATTGACGGGGGTGTAACCCTTGAAAATGCTAAGGAAATACTCGATGCCGGTGCGGATGTGCTAGTGGCTGGAAGTACTGTGTTTAAGGCGAAGGACCCTGTAGCTACCATAGCTCAGTTAAAGACCTTATAA
- the btuD_3 gene encoding Vitamin B12 import ATP-binding protein BtuD, translating into MPLLEVRNLIKHFATQKAVDDISLSIEKGQIFGLLGPNGAGKTTLIRMITGIFYPDSGTILFDGQPFNPAHDIVHIGYMPEERGLYKKMKIGEHALYLAQLKGLSKKDALEKIKVWFDKFEMGSWWNKKVEDLSKGMQQKLQFVTTILHNPKLIILDEPFSGLDPVNSNLIKDEIYNLAQNGATIIFSTHRMEQVEEICDHIVLVNQGKKILDGTVQQVKNDFKQHIYKIAFENDISIIADSTIFEIKEQDAQSIVVQKRDGVTNNTILQYLIQQGAQINAFKEILPSLNDIFISLVKDTPVSRQFQNVN; encoded by the coding sequence ATGCCGCTACTCGAAGTTCGGAACCTTATAAAACATTTTGCTACACAAAAAGCTGTAGACGATATCAGCCTCAGTATTGAAAAAGGACAGATTTTTGGATTACTGGGACCCAACGGTGCCGGAAAAACTACGCTTATCAGAATGATTACCGGTATCTTTTACCCAGATAGCGGCACTATTCTCTTTGACGGACAACCGTTCAACCCTGCACACGACATTGTGCATATAGGATATATGCCCGAAGAAAGAGGGTTGTACAAAAAAATGAAAATAGGCGAGCATGCCCTTTATCTGGCACAACTCAAAGGACTTAGCAAAAAGGATGCGCTCGAAAAAATAAAAGTTTGGTTCGATAAGTTCGAGATGGGAAGTTGGTGGAACAAGAAAGTAGAAGACCTCTCAAAAGGTATGCAACAAAAACTGCAGTTTGTCACCACTATCCTACATAATCCTAAGCTCATTATACTGGACGAGCCTTTCAGCGGACTGGATCCGGTAAACAGCAATCTCATAAAAGACGAAATATATAATTTGGCCCAAAATGGCGCTACAATAATATTTAGCACCCATAGGATGGAGCAAGTGGAAGAAATTTGTGACCATATTGTGCTAGTCAATCAGGGGAAAAAAATTCTTGACGGCACAGTACAGCAGGTGAAAAATGATTTCAAACAACATATCTACAAGATTGCTTTTGAGAATGATATTTCTATCATTGCAGACAGCACCATATTTGAAATTAAAGAACAGGACGCTCAATCCATCGTTGTTCAAAAACGTGATGGCGTAACAAATAATACAATTTTGCAGTATTTGATACAACAAGGTGCCCAAATCAATGCTTTTAAGGAAATATTGCCTAGCCTGAATGATATTTTCATCAGTCTAGTTAAAGACACCCCTGTATCACGCCAATTCCAGAACGTTAATTAA
- the yhaP gene encoding putative protein YhaP yields the protein MSKTFLIIQREYFTRIRKKSFIISTLLFPLLYLGLVFGTAYIGQKASSKLKIALVDSSGKFTQQKIDKVNAEDKSNTLILETTDVAQLANDFESRGYDAYAVIPQDIMIAATPQTIVVKSNRTLGLIAGVQSKLNNIWNDIKYEELGIDQEKRVALTGSKLIVLAENQQDKSADGTYAMIIGYAAGFLVYFILLIYGSQVMMGVMEEKTNRIAEVMVSSVKPFQLMLGKIVGIALVALTQFLLWIVFALVVFNATKIAGNTSSELAGAVASVQKFFTSFNMPLLLFLFAFYFLGGFFFYSSLYAAIGSAINEDVREAQSLSFPITLIIIFAIFLLTIAMNDPTSPIAVWASIIPFTSPIVMMARVAYGIPGTVTYGQLALSMTLLVASFLFMVWFAGKIYRTGILMYGKKPTWKEMLKWAMRK from the coding sequence ATGAGCAAAACATTTTTAATCATACAACGAGAATATTTCACCCGAATAAGAAAAAAATCCTTTATTATTTCCACCTTACTTTTTCCACTGCTGTATCTCGGGTTGGTATTTGGCACTGCTTATATCGGGCAAAAAGCCTCTTCCAAATTGAAGATTGCATTGGTAGACTCTTCGGGCAAGTTCACCCAACAAAAAATAGATAAAGTAAATGCAGAGGACAAATCGAATACGCTCATTCTGGAAACAACAGATGTAGCCCAACTCGCCAACGATTTTGAAAGCAGAGGATACGATGCATATGCTGTAATTCCCCAAGACATTATGATTGCTGCCACTCCCCAAACCATCGTAGTGAAATCCAACAGAACACTGGGATTAATTGCCGGAGTACAGTCCAAGCTTAACAATATATGGAACGATATCAAGTACGAGGAACTAGGAATTGACCAAGAAAAACGTGTAGCACTCACAGGAAGCAAGCTTATAGTACTTGCAGAAAACCAGCAGGACAAAAGTGCAGACGGAACTTATGCAATGATCATAGGATATGCAGCAGGCTTTCTGGTGTACTTTATACTGCTCATATATGGCTCACAGGTAATGATGGGAGTAATGGAAGAAAAAACCAATAGAATTGCCGAAGTAATGGTATCCTCAGTAAAGCCTTTTCAGCTCATGCTGGGGAAAATAGTAGGAATTGCACTGGTAGCACTTACCCAGTTTCTACTATGGATTGTATTTGCTTTAGTAGTGTTTAATGCTACTAAAATTGCAGGCAATACGAGTTCGGAGCTGGCCGGAGCTGTTGCAAGTGTGCAGAAGTTCTTTACCAGCTTTAATATGCCCTTGCTATTGTTCCTGTTTGCATTCTATTTTTTGGGAGGCTTTTTCTTCTATTCCTCATTGTATGCAGCTATCGGTAGTGCAATTAACGAAGATGTACGTGAAGCGCAGTCACTCTCATTTCCGATTACACTAATCATCATATTTGCCATTTTTCTGCTGACCATAGCGATGAATGACCCCACTAGCCCTATAGCTGTTTGGGCGAGTATCATTCCTTTTACCTCTCCTATTGTAATGATGGCCAGAGTGGCTTATGGAATTCCGGGAACCGTTACTTACGGACAGCTTGCGCTGAGCATGACATTATTGGTGGCATCATTTTTATTCATGGTATGGTTTGCGGGTAAAATTTACCGCACGGGTATCCTCATGTATGGTAAAAAACCTACCTGGAAGGAAATGCTAAAATGGGCGATGCGCAAGTAA